The proteins below come from a single Sorghum bicolor cultivar BTx623 chromosome 4, Sorghum_bicolor_NCBIv3, whole genome shotgun sequence genomic window:
- the LOC110434771 gene encoding uncharacterized protein LOC110434771 produces MVEKTHVSVPLMDVLHIPSYSKFIKDIINKKRPLPSTEVVKLTEECSTTILNELLEKKQDPGCPTISCSIGAQQLDHALCDLGASVSVMPKSVFDRLNSTNLEPTTMTLQLADSSVRYLAGIAQDIPIKIRGYYVRVDFVVLNMELTKETPLILGRPFLSTAGAQIDVGAGEIHFNINGQEEKFEFRSHHQQ; encoded by the coding sequence ATGGTCGAAAAGACGCATGTTAGTGTACCATTGATGGATGTCTTGCATATTCCGTCCTACTCCAAGTTCATcaaggacatcatcaacaagaaGCGACCATTGCCGTCCACTGAAGttgtcaagctgacagaagaatgtagcacAACTATACTCAATGAGCTGCTCGAGAAGAAGCAGGATCCTGGGTGCCCCACAATCTCTTGCTCAATTGGGGCCCAGCAACTCGACCACGCCCTATGTGATTTGGGGGCGAGTGTGAGCGTCATGCCGAAATCAGTCTTCGATAGGCTGAACTCCACCAACTTGGAGCCAACCACCATGACACTCCAGTTGGCAGACTCGTCAGTCCGGTACCTGGCAGGGATTGCTCAAGACATCCCTATCAAGATCAGAGGATACTATGTTCGagtggattttgtggtgctcaACATGGAGCTCACTAAAGAAACACCACTTATCCTGGGAAGACCATTCTTGAGTACAGCTGGAGCACAGATTGATGTTGGGGCTGGAGAAATCCACTTCAACATTAATGGCCAAGAAGAGAAGTTCGAGTTCAGGTCACACCATCAACAATAG